The following proteins are encoded in a genomic region of Bernardetia sp. MNP-M8:
- the nusA gene encoding transcription termination factor NusA, giving the protein METSTLIESFADFARLKRIDRPTMIRILEDVFRTLIRRKYRSDENFDVIVNIEKGDLEIWQYRNIIADDEPEYDEQTEIRLTDAKVIEPDFEVGEDVAQEIKIDDFGRRLVQTARQTLIQKVRDLEKDLLYQKYKEYVGEIVTCEVYQVLKREVVLQDSEGKELSLPKGEQIPKDRFRKGDSVRAVVHRVEMQNGNPKIILSRTAPLFLEKLFESEIPEIEEGTIAVRKVVREAGERAKVAVESFDDRIDPVGACVGMKGSRIHSIVRELCNENIDVINYTENLELLISRALSPAKTTSMKIDEDNSRVAVFLKRDQISLAIGKGGQNIRLAGKLVDYEIDVFREEAVDDFEDDVDLTEFKDAIDDWIIDEFHKVGFDTARSVLEYNREDLIRRVDLEEETIDFVLEVLKKEFE; this is encoded by the coding sequence ATAGAAACTTCAACATTAATAGAATCCTTTGCTGATTTTGCAAGGTTAAAACGCATTGACCGTCCTACGATGATTCGTATTTTGGAAGATGTTTTTCGTACCCTTATTCGTAGAAAATATCGTTCTGATGAAAATTTTGACGTTATTGTTAATATTGAAAAAGGTGATTTGGAAATTTGGCAATATAGAAATATTATTGCTGATGATGAACCAGAATATGATGAACAAACAGAAATTCGTCTTACAGATGCTAAAGTAATCGAACCTGACTTTGAAGTTGGTGAAGATGTAGCACAAGAAATCAAAATTGATGATTTTGGACGAAGACTTGTTCAAACAGCTCGTCAAACGCTTATCCAAAAGGTAAGAGATTTGGAAAAAGATTTATTGTATCAAAAATACAAAGAATATGTAGGTGAGATTGTTACATGTGAAGTCTATCAAGTTTTGAAACGTGAAGTAGTATTGCAAGATAGTGAAGGTAAAGAATTGAGTTTGCCAAAAGGAGAGCAGATACCAAAAGACCGTTTCCGTAAAGGAGATAGTGTTCGTGCTGTTGTTCATCGTGTAGAAATGCAAAATGGCAATCCCAAAATTATCCTTTCACGTACTGCACCTTTGTTTTTAGAAAAATTATTCGAATCTGAAATCCCAGAGATTGAAGAGGGAACAATCGCAGTAAGAAAAGTGGTAAGAGAAGCGGGTGAGCGTGCAAAAGTAGCTGTAGAATCATTTGATGATCGTATTGACCCAGTTGGTGCTTGCGTAGGAATGAAAGGTTCACGTATTCATTCAATTGTAAGAGAGCTTTGTAATGAAAATATCGATGTAATTAATTATACCGAAAACCTAGAATTACTTATTTCTCGTGCTTTGAGTCCTGCAAAGACAACTTCTATGAAAATAGACGAAGATAATTCTCGTGTTGCTGTCTTTTTAAAGCGTGACCAAATTTCACTAGCTATTGGAAAAGGAGGGCAAAATATTCGTTTGGCTGGAAAGTTAGTAGACTACGAAATTGATGTCTTTAGAGAAGAAGCTGTAGATGATTTTGAAGATGATGTAGATTTAACAGAATTCAAAGATGCTATCGATGATTGGATTATCGATGAGTTTCATAAAGTAGGTTTTGATACAGCAAGAAGTGTATTGGAATACAATAGAGAAGACCTAATTCGTCGTGTAGATTTAGAAGAAGAAACAATCGATTTTGTTTTAGAAGTTCTTAAAAAAGAATTCGAATAA
- a CDS encoding PorP/SprF family type IX secretion system membrane protein: MKLSFKINKVKSINCILSLFLISLFYTISNSVLAQDSRFTQFWSAPMTVNPAWAGTIPHWRASVLYRQQWYGVNGGIQSFFGGFDYNLGTGRGALAGWVKQDRVGSLNANNLEVAAIYSYKVQFQNDWQLSMAGQFSYGQRSQGMDGLRFEDAMLSGNLTQEEFSNFTLRYPDFGTGFVAYNSKMWIGAAAYHLLQPDISVSNIRDQIPIRITAQAGYRIALNDEHTLVPSAIFQYQSPFLQVDTGINWEWDFLYVGAWYRGLPTRSGTQLLPSSALALVSGVKVENWQFGASYDFALASLVNVGGSYEISLTYMPKYDLRRSARGREEVKCPINFK, encoded by the coding sequence ATGAAATTAAGTTTTAAAATAAATAAAGTAAAATCTATAAATTGTATTTTATCTCTTTTTTTAATCTCGCTTTTCTATACTATTTCTAATTCTGTTTTAGCACAAGATAGTCGTTTTACACAGTTTTGGAGCGCACCCATGACTGTAAATCCTGCTTGGGCAGGTACAATTCCACATTGGAGAGCATCTGTTTTGTATCGCCAACAGTGGTATGGCGTAAATGGTGGAATTCAGTCTTTCTTTGGTGGATTTGATTATAACTTAGGAACAGGCAGAGGAGCTTTAGCAGGTTGGGTAAAACAAGACAGAGTGGGTTCTTTGAATGCAAATAATTTGGAGGTAGCTGCAATTTATTCGTATAAAGTTCAGTTTCAGAATGACTGGCAACTTTCAATGGCAGGACAATTTAGTTACGGACAAAGAAGTCAGGGAATGGATGGTTTGCGTTTTGAAGATGCCATGCTTAGTGGAAATCTAACACAAGAAGAATTTTCAAACTTCACACTTCGTTATCCTGATTTTGGGACTGGTTTTGTAGCTTATAATTCTAAAATGTGGATTGGTGCAGCAGCTTATCATCTTTTACAACCTGATATTTCAGTTTCAAATATAAGAGATCAGATTCCTATTCGCATTACAGCACAGGCAGGTTATAGAATTGCTTTAAATGATGAACATACACTTGTTCCTTCTGCCATTTTTCAATATCAAAGTCCATTTTTACAAGTTGATACAGGCATTAATTGGGAGTGGGACTTCTTATATGTGGGAGCTTGGTATCGTGGTTTGCCTACTCGCAGTGGTACACAGCTTTTGCCTTCCTCAGCACTTGCTTTAGTTAGTGGAGTAAAAGTAGAAAATTGGCAATTTGGCGCAAGTTATGATTTTGCTTTGGCTTCGCTTGTTAATGTAGGTGGAAGCTATGAAATTAGTCTTACCTATATGCCAAAATATGATTTGAGACGTTCGGCACGAGGAAGAGAAGAGGTAAAATGTCCGATTAACTTCAAATAA
- a CDS encoding single-stranded DNA-binding protein yields the protein MAGVNKVILLGNLGQDPEIRTLENGTKVSTISIATSENFKDQSGEWQERTEWHRVVLWRWNAEKAEKLKKGDKVYVEGKLSTRSWEQDGVKKYVTEIVANDLQFTAKMGDGNYNGGVPMPTENPYGGSSTNSSSSNSSTQNTEVASELSGSSNPEDDLPF from the coding sequence ATGGCAGGAGTAAATAAAGTAATCTTATTAGGAAATCTAGGGCAAGACCCTGAAATTCGTACCTTAGAAAATGGAACAAAAGTATCCACTATATCTATTGCAACCAGCGAGAATTTTAAAGATCAATCAGGTGAATGGCAAGAACGTACAGAATGGCATCGTGTCGTTTTGTGGCGTTGGAATGCAGAAAAAGCAGAAAAACTTAAAAAAGGAGACAAAGTTTATGTAGAAGGTAAACTTTCAACTCGCTCTTGGGAACAAGATGGAGTAAAAAAATATGTAACAGAAATTGTAGCTAATGACCTTCAATTTACTGCTAAAATGGGAGACGGAAATTATAATGGAGGCGTTCCGATGCCAACAGAAAATCCTTATGGTGGAAGTTCTACGAATTCTTCCTCTTCAAATTCTTCTACTCAGAATACAGAAGTGGCAAGTGAGTTGAGTGGTTCTAGTAACCCTGAAGACGATCTTCCTTTCTAA
- the mutY gene encoding A/G-specific adenine glycosylase — protein MSKDKNTFFSQSIISWYQQNKRDLPWRDTQNPYKIWLSEIILQQTRVVQGMPYYEKFIEHFPTVQQLAAADEQTVLRLWQGLGYYSRARNLHAAAKYISEELNGVFPNNYTEIKKLKGVGDYTAAAISSFAFDEVQAVVDGNVYRVLARFFGIEKDITSTEGKKEFREVAQKLIDKKEPAIYNQSIMEFGALQCVPKNPNCKICPLQEKCRAFEKNSIERLPIKGKKTVVKDRFMHYFVFVKQNEIDSEKKVLIRQRQEGDIWQGLNDFFVIEFLNKDKKNFEPVKELQNKLKEDKLDIEFESIQNLESKLKSTHESIIFKHQLSHRTLYAKFYTLEIKDTKEQIEFWNKLKKKYNLEEINWQNLDKIPKPVLISKYLDYLVSHLF, from the coding sequence ATGTCAAAAGATAAGAACACATTTTTTTCTCAATCAATCATATCTTGGTATCAGCAGAACAAACGAGATTTACCTTGGCGTGATACTCAAAATCCATATAAAATATGGCTTTCTGAAATTATTCTTCAACAAACTCGTGTAGTACAAGGAATGCCTTATTATGAAAAGTTTATTGAGCATTTTCCAACTGTTCAACAGCTTGCAGCAGCAGATGAACAAACCGTTTTGAGACTTTGGCAAGGCTTAGGATATTATTCAAGAGCTAGAAACTTACATGCAGCAGCCAAATATATTTCAGAAGAACTAAATGGTGTTTTTCCAAATAATTATACAGAAATAAAAAAACTAAAAGGTGTAGGAGATTATACAGCAGCAGCTATTTCTTCTTTTGCTTTTGATGAAGTACAAGCTGTTGTAGATGGAAATGTTTATCGTGTTTTGGCTCGTTTTTTTGGAATAGAAAAAGATATTACTTCGACTGAAGGCAAAAAAGAATTTAGAGAAGTAGCTCAAAAATTAATCGATAAAAAAGAACCTGCTATTTACAATCAATCAATTATGGAGTTTGGTGCGCTACAATGTGTCCCCAAAAATCCGAATTGCAAAATCTGCCCATTGCAAGAAAAATGTAGAGCCTTTGAGAAAAATTCGATAGAAAGACTTCCCATAAAAGGAAAGAAAACAGTTGTAAAAGACCGTTTTATGCACTATTTTGTTTTTGTAAAGCAAAATGAAATTGATTCAGAAAAGAAAGTTTTAATACGACAACGACAAGAAGGCGATATTTGGCAAGGACTAAATGATTTTTTTGTAATAGAATTTTTAAACAAAGACAAAAAGAATTTTGAGCCAGTAAAGGAATTACAAAATAAATTGAAGGAAGATAAACTGGACATAGAATTTGAGAGCATTCAGAATCTAGAATCCAAGCTGAAATCTACTCACGAATCTATCATTTTCAAACACCAACTTTCTCATAGAACCTTATATGCAAAATTTTATACTTTAGAAATAAAGGATACAAAAGAGCAAATAGAATTTTGGAATAAATTGAAGAAAAAATATAATTTAGAAGAAATAAATTGGCAAAACTTAGATAAAATTCCAAAACCTGTGCTTATTAGTAAATATCTTGACTATTTAGTCTCACATCTTTTCTAA
- the gldE gene encoding gliding motility-associated protein GldE, which yields MNDSDSFSWNITSILDNFSSLDILLQINSIQASNLAMYAVELFVILILLLLSGLISGSEVAFFSLTTQQIEECKDSKKLVDKKLLELLSKQKLLLATILLLNNLVNIAIVISSTYMMWQIFGREEEGIIVVILTAIVTAAIVFFGEVVPKVIARQRSLLFSRSVARPMAFAITIFQPAAWILAFMGERLEKSVKKGQNQTPVSVEQLNKALELTTNNEAAKEARQILRGVINFGQINAKQIMTSRTAITAVEYSTSYDNLLETIKESGYSRIPIYKEKMDDIIGLIYAKDLLAHLRKGSDFEWQKIIRENVFYVPETKKIDDLFQDFQTKHIHMAIVVDEYGGTSGLVTLEDVIEEIVGEINDEFDDEEERLFIRTAEDEYIFEGKTLLSDFAKEFELHGSHFDTVKGESESIGGLMLELFSKMPMRGETKEFPPFEFVIESADRKRVKKVKVRVLQREDQKEED from the coding sequence TTGAACGACAGCGATAGTTTTAGTTGGAATATCACAAGCATTTTAGACAACTTTTCTAGTTTAGATATTCTTTTACAAATAAATAGCATACAGGCTTCTAATTTAGCAATGTATGCTGTAGAATTATTTGTGATACTCATTTTATTGCTACTTTCGGGGCTGATTTCAGGTTCGGAAGTAGCCTTTTTTTCTCTTACTACTCAGCAAATAGAAGAATGTAAAGACAGTAAAAAACTAGTAGATAAAAAACTTTTAGAACTTCTTAGCAAACAAAAATTACTCTTAGCTACTATTTTATTATTAAATAATCTAGTAAATATTGCTATCGTAATTTCTTCGACCTATATGATGTGGCAGATTTTTGGGCGAGAGGAAGAAGGGATTATTGTTGTTATCTTAACAGCAATAGTGACAGCAGCTATTGTGTTTTTTGGAGAAGTTGTTCCTAAAGTTATTGCTCGTCAGCGTTCACTTTTATTTTCAAGGAGTGTTGCTCGTCCGATGGCATTTGCCATTACAATATTTCAACCTGCTGCTTGGATACTTGCTTTTATGGGAGAAAGACTAGAAAAAAGTGTTAAAAAAGGGCAAAATCAAACACCTGTTTCTGTAGAACAACTCAATAAAGCATTAGAACTTACCACTAATAACGAAGCAGCCAAAGAAGCAAGGCAGATTTTGAGAGGAGTAATTAATTTTGGTCAAATCAATGCCAAGCAAATTATGACTTCTCGCACAGCCATCACTGCTGTAGAATATTCAACATCTTATGACAATCTGTTAGAAACAATCAAAGAAAGTGGATATTCTAGAATTCCGATTTATAAGGAGAAAATGGATGATATTATAGGACTAATTTATGCAAAAGATTTATTAGCTCATTTGAGAAAAGGAAGTGATTTTGAGTGGCAAAAAATTATCAGAGAAAATGTTTTTTATGTTCCAGAAACAAAGAAAATAGATGATCTTTTTCAAGATTTTCAGACCAAACACATTCACATGGCAATTGTAGTGGATGAATATGGAGGTACTTCTGGTTTGGTAACTTTAGAAGATGTAATCGAAGAAATTGTAGGTGAAATAAACGACGAGTTTGATGATGAAGAAGAGCGTTTGTTCATCAGAACAGCAGAAGACGAATATATTTTTGAAGGTAAAACACTTTTGAGTGATTTTGCAAAAGAATTTGAATTACATGGAAGTCATTTTGATACTGTAAAAGGAGAAAGTGAGTCTATTGGAGGATTGATGTTAGAGCTTTTTTCAAAAATGCCTATGCGAGGAGAAACAAAAGAATTTCCTCCCTTTGAGTTTGTTATCGAATCGGCTGATAGAAAGCGAGTAAAGAAAGTGAAAGTAAGAGTTTTACAGCGAGAAGACCAAAAAGAAGAAGACTAA
- a CDS encoding lycopene cyclase family protein, giving the protein MNYDIIFTGGGAAALMLLYKMTKDETLSQKKILVIDKEKKDKNNRSWSFWTNKKTDFDILVYKEWQKVRFIAPKIDKIDTLKSLKYKMIRGIDFYNFVNAKLSEFENIEFLQAEVSDVKSISDTEAEVKLTEEFENKTFHSEYVFDSRFLQEDIPPKSNDYHSLLQHFFGYVVETDEVVFDTEVAQLFDMRLPQRNAVEFVYVLPFSPNKALVEYTLFSGELLENKELYKVRLETYMATKLKVEGFRVLEEEYGVIPMTDFKFEQPKTKNIIYLGTKAGRAKPSTGYAFLRMYRDAECRVEAWKKTGSPNYEEKFNKQFETYDKMILNIMERNPKDIQRIFTDMFQNNSIERVLLFLDEQTDFLTDLKIMASVPSFPFLTSIKNLITGKKGQRLHQSSIKIAS; this is encoded by the coding sequence ATGAATTACGATATAATTTTTACAGGAGGAGGCGCAGCAGCATTGATGTTACTCTACAAAATGACAAAAGACGAAACCTTATCTCAAAAAAAGATTCTAGTTATTGACAAAGAAAAAAAAGACAAAAATAATCGTTCATGGTCTTTTTGGACAAATAAAAAGACAGACTTTGATATTTTAGTTTATAAAGAATGGCAAAAAGTGCGCTTTATTGCTCCAAAAATAGATAAAATAGACACGCTAAAGTCTCTCAAATATAAAATGATTCGTGGGATTGATTTTTATAATTTTGTCAATGCTAAGTTGTCTGAATTCGAAAATATAGAATTTTTGCAAGCAGAAGTAAGTGATGTAAAATCAATTTCTGATACAGAAGCAGAAGTAAAATTAACAGAAGAATTTGAAAACAAGACTTTTCACTCTGAATATGTTTTTGATTCTCGTTTTCTACAAGAAGATATTCCACCAAAAAGCAATGATTATCATTCTTTATTACAGCACTTTTTTGGTTATGTTGTTGAAACGGATGAAGTTGTTTTTGATACCGAAGTTGCGCAACTTTTTGATATGCGTTTGCCACAACGAAATGCCGTAGAGTTTGTATATGTTTTGCCATTTTCTCCTAATAAAGCCTTAGTTGAATATACCCTTTTTTCTGGAGAACTTTTAGAAAATAAAGAGCTTTATAAAGTTCGCTTGGAAACTTATATGGCTACGAAACTCAAAGTAGAAGGTTTTAGAGTTTTAGAAGAAGAATATGGAGTTATTCCGATGACTGATTTTAAATTTGAGCAACCAAAGACAAAAAATATAATTTATTTAGGCACAAAAGCAGGAAGAGCCAAACCAAGTACGGGTTATGCATTTTTGAGAATGTATAGAGATGCAGAATGTAGAGTTGAGGCGTGGAAAAAAACTGGAAGTCCTAATTATGAAGAAAAATTCAATAAGCAATTTGAAACTTACGACAAAATGATTTTGAATATCATGGAACGTAATCCAAAAGACATTCAACGTATTTTTACGGATATGTTTCAGAATAATTCTATCGAAAGAGTTTTACTTTTCCTAGACGAACAAACTGATTTTCTTACTGATTTAAAAATTATGGCTTCTGTTCCATCTTTTCCTTTTCTGACTTCTATCAAAAACTTAATAACAGGAAAAAAAGGGCAAAGACTACATCAAAGTTCTATCAAAATAGCCTCATAA
- a CDS encoding RNA polymerase sigma-70 factor encodes MSETKNILIDDIEQLFKLHYTTMCRIVYRMVKDEAIAEDIVQEVFFNFWKKREQLTITTSLAAYLKRSATNAGIDYLRKKRPTSDNALDIDEPMYQHLVVDSNQSDSTIRTEELSNHIEAALELLPPRCKEVFILNRFEEMSYQEVADILGISIKTVENQIGKALKIMRVALKDYLPLLTVWLLY; translated from the coding sequence ATGTCTGAGACTAAAAACATTTTAATAGATGATATAGAACAACTTTTTAAGTTGCACTATACAACTATGTGTAGGATAGTTTATAGAATGGTAAAAGATGAAGCTATTGCAGAAGATATAGTCCAAGAGGTGTTTTTTAATTTTTGGAAAAAAAGAGAACAGCTAACCATTACTACTTCTTTAGCTGCTTATCTCAAACGCTCAGCCACTAACGCAGGCATAGATTATCTTCGCAAAAAACGCCCTACCTCTGATAATGCACTTGATATTGATGAGCCAATGTATCAACATTTGGTAGTAGATTCTAATCAAAGCGATTCAACTATCAGAACAGAAGAGCTATCTAACCATATTGAAGCTGCCTTAGAATTACTTCCTCCACGCTGCAAAGAAGTCTTTATACTTAATCGTTTTGAAGAAATGTCTTATCAAGAAGTAGCTGATATATTAGGAATTTCTATCAAAACAGTAGAAAATCAAATTGGCAAAGCTCTCAAAATAATGCGAGTAGCATTGAAAGATTATTTGCCTTTATTGACTGTGTGGTTATTGTACTAA
- the infB gene encoding translation initiation factor IF-2: MAENKKQMRLSQVARKLNIGRNTIVEHLRKKGHDLKGNPNEPINQEMYAILEKDFEGSLKNRREASNIKIGTTSATGKTIDKDTKAKAQTEKEQDDDNTEPEKELFIKGNVKPTVQADSQDQKKEEKKKAESEVFTTTSHQMKVVGKIDLDKFNKKKTGSNQNKSASTNKTVVKQDTNKVTPKEEKQEPKTKSIDNKTTHKAVSSSEKGNADNKKQIEKINPKNEVNRDTKQDDKKNEKVTNKPSQNSKTPSNDSASKNDNNKKTEVTKNISTKPDSKKEDKNSSEKTTLQPSSTKKDNRNSDSKKIDNKTNKSETALNKAKEDSKKSSQDNKASKTTPTKEIVKAKTDGEDDFVSSQGDKLPGLKVVGKIDLSSFSKKKKAPSSDDKSDDGTRRRRRRRRRRRGEGEGSSDSKPQDLTKLNTSDKGTATTAEKPKTESEASKKRKKRRKEPTAKEVQEQIKATLARMNTGAGKGGRRRGGNRRDKREARESEQNEVKVENKLLKVTEFIPASDFANLLDVSINELISKGMGLGVMISINLRLDAEIITLLADEFGYDVEFTSAEEETEVVLETEDKAEDLEERAPIVTIMGHVDHGKTTLLDYIRKAKVADGEAGGITQHIGAYKVILDEGKELTFLDTPGHEAFTAMRARGAKVTDVVIIVVAADDGVMPQTREAINHAKLAEVPIIIAINKIDKVGANPDRVKQELADMNVLVEEWGGKYQSHHISAKKGEGIDELLEGVLLEAEILELKANPNRNAAGTVVDASLDKGRGYVATTIVQNGTLKIGDVILAGSHFGKVRAMIDHLGNRLETAPPSTPVQILGLDGAPQAGDRFNVMKSEREAKDIATRREQILREQSIRATRRLTLSDINRRLAIGNFQQLNLIIKGDVDGSVEALADSLQKLSTDEVNVNVVMKGVGQISESDINLATISDAIIIGFQVRPSRNARALADREQVEVRLYSVIYKAIDEVKSAIVGLLAPKIEEDIVGTVEIRETFKVSKVGVIAGCMVTTGRIKRNNKIRIIRDGIVIHEGEIEALKRYKDDVQEVKSGFECGISIKNYNEIQVGDEIESYEEREVKRTFEELKNATPNSKEEATKEAKENKEKQAN; encoded by the coding sequence ATGGCAGAAAATAAAAAACAAATGAGACTTAGTCAGGTCGCCCGAAAACTAAACATCGGACGCAATACCATAGTCGAACATCTACGAAAAAAAGGACACGATTTGAAAGGCAATCCCAATGAGCCTATCAATCAGGAAATGTATGCAATTTTGGAAAAAGATTTTGAGGGGTCACTCAAGAACAGAAGAGAAGCGTCGAATATCAAAATAGGAACAACTTCTGCAACAGGCAAAACTATCGATAAAGATACAAAAGCCAAAGCTCAGACAGAAAAAGAGCAAGATGATGACAATACAGAGCCAGAAAAAGAATTGTTTATAAAAGGAAATGTAAAGCCGACTGTTCAAGCTGATTCTCAAGACCAGAAAAAAGAAGAGAAAAAGAAAGCAGAATCTGAAGTATTTACTACTACTTCACATCAAATGAAAGTGGTAGGAAAAATAGATTTAGATAAGTTTAATAAAAAGAAAACAGGTTCTAATCAAAACAAATCTGCGAGCACAAACAAAACAGTTGTAAAACAGGACACAAATAAAGTTACTCCGAAAGAAGAAAAACAAGAACCAAAAACAAAATCTATTGATAATAAGACTACTCATAAAGCAGTTTCATCATCTGAAAAAGGAAATGCTGATAATAAGAAACAAATAGAAAAAATAAATCCTAAAAACGAAGTTAATAGAGATACTAAGCAAGATGATAAGAAAAATGAAAAGGTAACTAACAAGCCTTCTCAAAATTCTAAAACACCATCTAATGATTCAGCTTCTAAGAATGATAATAATAAGAAAACAGAAGTAACAAAGAACATTAGTACAAAACCAGATAGTAAGAAAGAAGATAAAAATAGTAGTGAAAAAACTACTTTACAACCTTCTTCTACTAAAAAAGATAACAGAAACTCAGACAGCAAAAAAATAGATAATAAAACAAATAAATCTGAAACTGCTCTGAATAAAGCAAAAGAAGATTCAAAAAAATCAAGTCAAGATAATAAAGCATCTAAAACAACTCCAACAAAAGAAATTGTTAAAGCTAAAACTGACGGAGAAGATGATTTTGTTTCTTCACAAGGAGATAAATTACCAGGACTTAAAGTTGTTGGTAAAATTGATTTATCGTCTTTCTCTAAAAAGAAAAAAGCACCTTCATCAGACGATAAGTCAGATGATGGAACTCGTCGTCGTCGTCGTCGCCGTCGTCGTCGTAGAGGCGAAGGAGAAGGTTCTTCAGATAGCAAACCTCAAGACTTGACTAAACTGAACACAAGTGATAAAGGTACAGCAACTACTGCTGAGAAGCCAAAAACAGAGTCAGAAGCAAGTAAAAAACGTAAGAAAAGACGTAAAGAACCAACTGCAAAAGAGGTTCAAGAACAAATCAAAGCTACACTTGCACGTATGAACACAGGTGCTGGTAAAGGTGGACGTCGTAGAGGTGGAAATAGAAGAGACAAACGTGAGGCTCGTGAAAGCGAACAAAACGAAGTAAAAGTAGAAAACAAGTTATTGAAAGTAACTGAGTTTATTCCTGCAAGTGATTTTGCAAATTTACTGGATGTTTCTATCAATGAACTTATCTCTAAAGGAATGGGCTTAGGCGTAATGATTTCAATCAATTTACGTCTTGATGCTGAAATTATTACACTTCTTGCAGACGAATTTGGCTATGATGTAGAGTTTACATCTGCCGAAGAAGAAACAGAAGTAGTACTAGAAACAGAAGACAAAGCAGAAGATTTAGAAGAACGTGCACCTATTGTTACCATTATGGGACACGTAGATCACGGTAAAACTACCCTTCTTGATTATATCCGAAAAGCAAAAGTAGCAGACGGTGAAGCTGGTGGTATTACACAGCACATTGGAGCTTATAAAGTAATTTTAGATGAAGGTAAAGAACTTACTTTCCTAGATACTCCAGGTCACGAAGCCTTTACAGCAATGCGTGCGAGGGGTGCAAAAGTTACTGATGTTGTTATTATTGTAGTAGCAGCAGATGATGGAGTTATGCCTCAAACTCGTGAAGCAATTAATCATGCTAAACTTGCCGAAGTACCTATCATTATTGCTATTAATAAAATAGATAAAGTAGGAGCTAACCCAGACCGAGTAAAACAAGAATTAGCAGATATGAATGTTCTTGTAGAAGAATGGGGTGGTAAATATCAATCACATCATATCTCAGCTAAAAAAGGTGAAGGTATAGATGAATTATTAGAAGGCGTTCTATTAGAAGCCGAAATATTAGAGCTTAAAGCAAATCCAAATAGAAATGCAGCAGGAACTGTTGTAGATGCTTCTTTGGATAAAGGACGTGGATATGTAGCTACTACAATCGTACAAAACGGTACTTTAAAAATAGGAGATGTAATTTTAGCAGGTTCGCATTTTGGTAAAGTACGTGCCATGATTGACCACTTGGGAAATCGTTTGGAAACTGCTCCACCATCAACACCAGTTCAGATTTTAGGTCTTGACGGTGCGCCACAAGCTGGAGATAGATTTAATGTAATGAAATCAGAACGTGAAGCGAAAGATATTGCTACTCGTAGAGAACAAATTTTACGTGAACAGTCTATTCGTGCTACTCGTCGTCTTACGCTTAGTGATATTAATAGAAGACTTGCTATCGGAAACTTCCAACAGCTCAACCTTATTATCAAGGGTGATGTTGATGGTTCAGTGGAAGCATTGGCAGATTCACTACAAAAACTTTCTACTGATGAGGTAAATGTAAATGTAGTAATGAAAGGTGTAGGTCAGATTTCAGAATCAGACATCAACCTTGCAACTATTTCAGATGCAATTATTATCGGTTTCCAAGTTCGTCCGTCAAGAAATGCTCGTGCATTGGCAGACAGAGAACAAGTAGAAGTACGTCTGTATTCAGTTATCTATAAAGCGATTGATGAAGTTAAGTCGGCTATTGTTGGTCTTCTTGCTCCGAAAATTGAAGAAGATATTGTTGGTACAGTTGAAATTCGTGAAACATTCAAAGTTTCTAAAGTGGGTGTTATTGCTGGTTGTATGGTTACAACGGGTCGTATTAAACGTAACAACAAAATTCGAATTATTCGTGATGGTATTGTTATCCACGAAGGAGAAATTGAAGCATTGAAACGTTATAAAGATGATGTACAAGAAGTCAAATCTGGATTTGAATGTGGTATTTCTATCAAGAACTACAATGAAATCCAAGTTGGAGATGAGATAGAATCGTACGAAGAAAGAGAAGTGAAACGTACTTTTGAAGAACTCAAAAATGCAACTCCTAATTCGAAAGAAGAAGCAACTAAAGAAGCTAAAGAAAATAAAGAGAAACAAGCTAACTAA